Proteins co-encoded in one Setaria viridis chromosome 9, Setaria_viridis_v4.0, whole genome shotgun sequence genomic window:
- the LOC117839516 gene encoding protein RBL, with protein sequence MNAPVVDPYQGEFPETIEEYLHHGTMKCIAFNRTGTLLAAGCSNGSCVIWDFETRGLAREFRDKDCTAPITSVSWSRYGHRLLASATDKSLTLWDVSTGEKIARITLQQTPLRTSLQPGSPTPSVCLACPLSSAPLLVDLNTGSTTVLPVSVSENGNPPAPNPRNKFADGTPPFTPTAATFDKYGDLIYVGNSKGEILIVDSKTIQVHAVIPTPGGTVVKDIVLSRDGQYLLTNSNDRVIRVYKNMMPVKGSGEEIRNISNNNNDYQSHYDKLKANGASCLILSCELSDAITKIQWKTPCFSGNGEWIVGASANKGEHRLQIWDQTGRLVKILDGPKEALIDLAWHPVEPTIATVSVTGFVYIWAKEHVENWSAFAPDFVELEENEEYVEREDEFDLNPREEEAEEVVIDENAEIDIETYEKNAVFSDVEDSVDEIVFLPAIPSPDAPDEQPEKCLGSSSKLEDSNHSGSPSSMDAVQNGQAIPQASSPMEVDNSTAEDPAEGPNSKRKRRLSVKGLELQQTEKVKKPATKNKSNGKSAKSSAKQMESTNGNSSAVDDEATEDDEINIDS encoded by the exons atGAACGCGCCTGTAGTCG ATCCATATCAGGGGGAATTTCCAGAGACAATCGAGGAGTACTTGCATCATGGTACTATGAAATGCATTGCGTTTAACCGTACAGGAACACTTCTTGCTG CTGGATGCTCAAATGGTAGCTGTGTTATCTGGGACTTTGAAACAAGGGGGCTTGCAAGAGAATTTCGTGATAAAGATTGCACTGCACCTATAACAAGCGTATCCTGGTCCAGGTACGGCCACCGTTTACTTGCCTCTGCTACTGACAAGTCATTGACACTTTGGGATGTGTCAACTGGGGAAAAGATTGCCCGCATAACTCTTCAGCAGACTCCATTGCGCACCAGTCTTCAACCTGGTTCTCCAACCCCATCTGTTTGTTTGGCATGTCCTCTGTCTTCTGCACCTCTTCTTGTTGATTTGAATACTGGAAGTACCACAGTTCTCCCTGTTTCTGTATCTGAGAATGGTAACCCACCTGCACCTAATCCCCGTAACAAATTCGCGGATGGTACCCCACCTTTTACACCAACAGCTGCAACATTTGATAAGTATGGGGATCTGATATATGTGGGCAACTCTAAGGGAGAAATTTTAATCGTCGATTCAAAAACCATCCAGGTACATGCAGTAATTCCCACCCCTGGTGGAACTGTTGTTAAGGATATTGTTTTAAGCCGGGATGGTCAATATCTTCTAACGAATTCTAATGATCGGGTCATTAGAGTCTACAAGAATATGATGCCTGTTAAAGGTTCTGGAGAGGAGATTAGAAACATAAGCAACAACAATAATGACTATCAAAGTCACTATGATAAGTTAAAAGCAAATGGTGCAAGCTGCCTTATTCTTTCCTGTGAACTTTCGGATGCCATTACAAAGATACAGTGGAAGACACCATGCTTCAGTGGTAATGGTGAGTGGATAGTTGGCGCTTCTGCAAACAAAGGAGAGCACAGGCTGCAGATATGGGACCAAACAGGGCGACTTGTAAAGATCCTTGATGGTCCGAAGGAAGCTCTCATTGATCTTGCCTGGCATCCTGTTGAACCTACAATTGCTACAGTATCTGTAACAGGCTTTGTATACATTTGGGCCAAGGAGCATGTAGAGAATTGGAGTGCATTTGCTCCTGATTTTGTTGAATTAGAAGAAAATGAAGAGTACGTTGAACGAGAGGATGAGTTTGACCTGAACCCACGTGAAGAAGAG GCTGAGGAAGTAGTGATAGATGAGAATGCGGAAATTGATATTGAAACATATGAGAAGAATGCAGTGTTCAGTGACGTGGAGGATTCTGTGGATGAGATTGTCTTCTTGCCAGCAATTCCTTCCCCAGATGCTCCTGATGAACAGCCAGAGAAATGCCTTGGAAGTTCATCAAAGTTGGAGGATAGCAACCATTCTGGTTCCCCATCCTCAATGGATGCTGTACAGAATGGTCAAGCCATTCCTCAGGCGTCAAGCCCAATGGAAG TGGACAACTCTACTGCTGAAGACCCAGCGGAAGGGCCAAACTCAAAGCGGAAGCGGCGACTGTCCGTGAAGGGGCTCGAGTTGCAGCAGACTGAGAAGGTCAAAAAGCCGGCAACAAAAAACAAATCCAACGGCAAGTCTGCAAAATCCAGTGCCAAGCAGATGGAATCCACCAACGGAAACAGCTCCGCCGTTGATGATGAAGCAACTGAGGATGATGAGATTAACATTGATAGCTAG
- the LOC117835795 gene encoding uncharacterized protein: MELNTRSKQSSNGKGKAKAMAKIVEEEEEEAEDFFSSSDCGCFLCAIKQPDARLRRASLADFFRELPYCDDDGSNGQSCAAAVGAVWRAAMAAPDDPELPSLGAIRCMSLLLARALADAAWCRRGGNVYVPYYAAHVIGSYTIRSSAHAELAVAAGAVRPLTALLGGAMTWVEQRAAARALGHLASYDATFPAVARQAVEAVPLAVRAASTCIGDVHASFVKLAPSRRPKYHRDLMACGLAGGGADAEDRKAEEWASQLQCWSLYFLSCLTSRDLSSHAMICQDAVFLRELSRMWGGLANGDSPAGVGLLRLLCRSPVGRAAIAACRDALSSLCDLARSSDDWQYMAVDCLLLLLDDRDTWNAVADATAPCLVDLVDLRHLGPRRRLGDAIATALLLDDSREVGMEAKKAIARLREVKVDRKETEEAMPRDELLKREILAKEKKRQGNDSFLQGDVDKAIDLYTEALELCPLSRRRERLVLHSNLAQCRLARRDADAAVSDATRALALARPANAHARSLWRRAQAYDMKGMARESLLDCLAFAGAWLDRRRKHTRRAARGANPKLPYCVARMISKQMSVTGLFAGVAMSGNKVGGDDYMPRCSENDDGDDEDDGDDRRDDDDESEEEFAAGNAAGVKICTSGRELPIVMGDAWRRLARMT; encoded by the exons ATGGAGCTGAACACCAGAAGCAAGCAATCTAGCAACGGTAAGGGAAAGGCCAAAGCCATGGCCAAGATcgtggaagaggaggaggaggaagctgaAGACTTCTTCAGCTCAAGCGATTGCGGGTGCTTCCTCTGCGCCATCAAGCAGCCGGACGCCCGGCTCCGTCGTGCCAGCCTTGCCGATTTCTTTAGGGAGCTGCCATactgcgacgacgacggcagtaACGGCCAGTCATGTGCCGCGGCAGTCGGCGCCGTGTGGCGCGCGGCAATGGCGGCGCCCGATGACCCGGAGCTCCCTTCGCTCGGCGCGATCCGGTGCatgtccctcctcctcgcccgcgcgctcgccgacgCGGCGTggtgccgccgcggcggcaacGTGTACGTGCCGTACTATGCCGCCCACGTCATCGGCTCGTACACCATTCGCTCCTCCGCACACGCCGAGCTGGCCGTCGCGGCGGGGGCCGTGCGTCCCCTGACGGCACTCCTCGGCGGCGCCATGACGTGGGTCGagcagcgcgcggcggcgcgagccCTGGGCCACCTCGCCAGCTACGACGCCACGTTCCCGGCCGTTGCGCGGCAGGCCGTCGAGGCGGTGCCGCTCGCCGTGCGCGCCGCGTCCACCTGCATCGGCGACGTCCACGCGAGCTTCGTCAAGCTGGCACCGAGCCGGCGGCCAAAGTACCATCGCGACCTCATGGCGtgcgggctcgccggcggcggcgccgacgccgaggacAGGAAggcggaggagtgggcgagCCAGCTCCAGTGCTGGTCGCTCTACTTCCTGAGCTGCCTCACCTCCAGGGACCTGTCATCTCATGCCATGATATGCCAGGACGCCGTGTTCCTGCGCGAGCTCTCCCGGATGTGGGGCGGCCTGGCGAACGGCGACTCTCCGGCCGGCGTCGGGCTGCTGCGCCTTCTCTGCAGGAGCCCAgtcggccgcgccgccatcgccgcgtgCCGCGACGCGCTCTCCAGTCTCTGTGACCTCGCGCGCTCGTCCGACGACTGGCAGTACATGGCCGTAGATTgcttgctcctcctcctcgacgaccgCGACACATGGAACGCCGTTGCTGACGCCACGGCGCCGTGCCTCGTTGACTTGGTCGATCTCCGGCACCTCGGTCCAAGGCGACGGCTAGGCGATGCCATTGCAACTGCGCTGCTCCTTGATGACAGCCGTGAAGTAGGTATGGAAGCCAAAAAAGCGATCGCAAGGTTGAGAGAGGTGAAGGTAGATAGGAAGGAGACAGAGGAAGCAATGCCTAGGGATGAGCTGCTGAAGAGAGAGATCTTAGCCAAAGAGAAGAAGAGACAAGGAAACGACAGCTTCTTGCAAGGCGACGTGGACAAGGCCATTGATCTGTACACGGAAGCTTTGGAGCTGTGTCCCCTgagcaggaggagggagaggctgGTGCTGCACAGCAACCTCGCGCAGTGCCGGCTCGCGCGGCGAGATGCCGACGCGGCGGTGAGCGACGCGACGCgcgcgctggcgctggcgcggccggcgaacGCGCACGCCAGGAGCCTTTGGCGCCGCGCGCAGGCGTACGACATGAAGGGCATGGCCAGGGAGAGCCTCCTGGACTGCCTGGCCTTCGCCGGCGCGTGGCTCGATCGCCGGCGCAAGCACAcgcggagggcggcgcgcggcgcgaaCCCCAAGCTGCCGTACTGCGTCGCGCGGATGATCAGCAAGCAGATGAGCGTGACGGGGCTGTTCGCCGGCGTGGCGATGAGCGGCAACAAGGTAGGGGGTGATGATTACATGCCACGGTGCAGCGAGAATGACGACGGGGACGATGAGGACGACGGAGATGATCGTCGCGATGATGACGATGAAAGCGAGGAGGAATTTGCTGCTGGCAACGCTGCTGGGGTGAAGATCTGCACGTCAG GAAGGGAGTTGCCAATCGTCATGGGAGATGCTTGGAGGAGATTAGCCCGGATGACATAA
- the LOC117836822 gene encoding probable protein phosphatase 2C 29 — protein sequence MGGLRRWLPFGGGCCCCCGSGGGGRGVADGLVWDVPLKAHASGEYSVAVAQANEALEDQAQVLAAPGATLVGVYDGHGGPEAARFVNRRLFSLIQDFAAENGGLSAEVIQKAFGATEDEFVGMVQKSWPSQPRIMSVGSCCLVAAIEGGTLYVANLGDSRAVLGRRAGGGGRGAAKKRVVAERLSRDHNVADEDVRREVAAMHPDDSHIVLNSHGVWRIKGIIQVSRSIGDVYLKRPDMCRANPLLQQSLCPFPLRRPVMSAVPSITTRRLRPGEDRFLILASDGLWEQLSDEAAVGIVAGSPRKGVAMRLVRAAQLEAARKKEVRYEKIRTIEKGHRRHFHDDITVVVLFLDRCRSGPEDIDGTYAPVDVFSCSPAGDHEDPTRPVLR from the exons ATGGGAGGTTTAAGGCGGTGGCTGCCGTTTGGCGgcgggtgctgctgctgctgtggcagcggcggaggaggcaggggcGTGGCGGATGGGCTGGTGTGGGACGTGCCCCTCAAGGCGCACGCGTCGGGGGAGTACTCCGTCGCCGTGGCGCAGGCCAACGAGGCGCTCGAGGACCAGGCGCAGGTGCtcgccgcccccggcgccacGCTCGTCGGCGTCTACGACGGCCACGGCGGGCCCGAGGCAGCGCGCTTCGTCAACAGGCGCCTCTTCTCCCTCATCCAAG ATTTCGCGGCCGAGAACGGGGGCCTGTCGGCGGAGGTGATCCAGAAGGCGTTCGGCGCGACGGAGGACGAGTTCGTGGGCATGGTGCAGAAGTCATGGCCATCCCAGCCGCGGATCATGTCCGTGGGCTCCTGCTGCCTGGTGGCCGCCATCGAGGGCGGGACCCTGTACGTGGCCAACCTCGGCGACTCGCGCGCCGTGctgggccgccgcgccggcggcggcggcaggggggcGGCGAAGAagcgggtggtggcggagcgTCTGTCCCGCGACCACAacgtcgccgacgaggacgtGCGGCGGGAGGTGGCCGCGATGCACCCCGACGACTCGCACATCGTGCTCAACAGCCACGGCGTGTGGCGGATCAAGGGGATCATCCAGGTGTCCCGCTCCATCGGTGACGTCTACCTCAAGAGGCCCGACATGTGCAGGGCCAACCCGTTGCTGCAGCAGTCGCTGTGCCCGTTCCCGCTGCGCCGCCCCGTGATGAGCGCCGTGCCGTCGATCACGACGCGGCGGCTGCGCCCCGGGGAGGACCGGTTCCTCATCCTGGCATCGGACGGGCTGTGGGAGCAGCTCAGCGACGAGGCCGCCGTGGGGATCGTGGCGGGGAGCCCCAGGAAGGGCGTGGCGATGCGGCTGGTGCGCGCCGCGCAGCtggaggcggcgaggaagaaggaggtcagGTACGAGAAGATCCGGACTATCGAGAAGGGCCACCGGCGGCACTTCCACGACGACATCACCGTCGTCGTGCTGTTCCTGGACAGGTGCAGGTCCGGACCGGAGGACATCGACGGCACCTACGCGCCCGTCGACGTCTTCTCCTGCAGCCCCGCCGGCGACCACGAGGACCCGACCAGGCCCGTCCTGCGTTGA
- the LOC117839912 gene encoding large ribosomal subunit protein mL43: protein MALRGVWQLQKLVVNYCDWGGSSRGIRAFMEAHLPAFKEKNPHLEVVTELVRGQHPNLKGIYKNHNERVVCVRNLPPEDILLQATRLRNSLGRKVVKLRTRHVTKRPSVQGTWTTDLKM from the exons ATGGCGCTGAGAGGGGTATGGCAGCTGCAGAAGCTCGTGGTGAActactgcgattggggagggaGCAGCAGGGGGATTAG GGCCTTCATGGAGGCACATCTTCCAGCCTTTAAGGAAAAGAATCCACACTTAGAAGTGGTGACTGAGCTTGTCCGTGGTCAACATCCTAACTTGAAAGGAATTTACA AAAACCATAACGAGCGAGTGGTCTGTGTAAGAAACTTACCACCTGAGGATATACTACTGCAAGCCACCAGGCTAAGGAACTCTCTGGGCAGGAAAGTGGTGAAGCTGCGAACCAGACACGTCACGAAACGCCCCAGTGTTCAGGGAACATGGACGACGGACCTGAAGATGTGA
- the LOC117839911 gene encoding uncharacterized protein, giving the protein MATSFDRWEKDPFFLAAEEVQESADRMESVYRIWVQERSGGGGDSEAAGISEGPTAAELRRELHTALGTAKWQLDELERAIRSNDRVISAGKDTRARHDDFVAAIGYRILEVENNLKQSNVAEGRGPLSWVHLDEDERDDLAAFLSAGPFQQKDKVVTTLAGDIEVGSNATRMKNDISTDSSKDSAGSTDLISGRAKDDLHRGHRRAVSASADIGSWSMSIPNECEEDLEQSSDGPHKASLLKIVKTCALASALQSKPRMKCKNGAVRWAGVNSQDVEEAIPLSTSQLTQGLDGCFERNKSCLSACDEDTYNKKLYGWLGALHRQLQRSQYQIRYGRPVQFVVLALAALVIFVCILRTIW; this is encoded by the exons ATGGCGACGTCGTTCGACCGCTGGGAGAAGGACCccttcttcctcgccgccgaggaggtGCAGGAATCCGCCGATCG GATGGAATCGGTGTACAGGATATGGGTACAGGAGAggagcgggggcgggggcgatTCGGAGGCGGCGGGCATTAGTGAAGGGCCTACGGCCGCCGAGCTTCGCCGCGAGCTGCACACGGCGCTCGGCACCGCCAAGTGGCAG CTTGATGAACTGGAGCGTGCAATCCGATCGAACGACCGTGTTATCTCAGCaggaaaagatacaagagcTAGGCATGATGACTTTGTTGCAGCAATTGGCTATCGCATATTAGAGGTTGAAAACAACTTGAAACAGTCCAATGTTGCAGAGGGGAGGGGCCCATTGAGCTGGGTTCATTTGGATGAGGATGAGCGGGATGACCTTGCGGCTTTCCTATCTGCCGGCCCTTTTCAGCAGAAAGACAAAGTGGTCACAACTTTGGCAGGTGATATTGAAGTGGGCAGCAATGCAACAAGGATGAAAAATGATATATCAACCGACAGCTCCAAGGATTCAGCTGGTTCCACGGATTTGATTTCCGGGAGAGCAAAGGACGATTTGCATCGTGGGCACAGAAGAGCAGTTAGTGCCAGTGCTGATATAGGATCATGGAGCATGTCGATTCCTAATGAATGTGAAGAAGATTTGGAACAATCATCTGATGGCCCACACAAAGCGTCTTTGCTTAAGATAGTGAAAACTTGTGCATTGGCGAGTGCCTTGCAATCTAAGCCTAGAATGAAGTGCAAAAATGGAGCTGTGAGGTGGGCAGGTGTTAACTCACAAGATGTTGAAGAGGCTATCCCACTGAGCACTTCTCAGTTGACTCAG GGCTTAGACGGATGCTTTGAAAGGAACAAGAGTTGCTTAAGTGCTTGTGATGAGGATACATACAATAAGAAACTTTATGGTTGGCTTGGAGCCCTTCATAGACAGCTTCAAAGATCTCAGTATCAAATTCGATATGGGCGTCCTGTTCAATTTGTTGTTTTAGCACTGGCTGCTCTTGTAATAT TTGTGTGCATATTGAGGACAATTTGGTGA
- the LOC117839910 gene encoding probable E3 ubiquitin-protein ligase RHY1A, with the protein MTSASELFTARRATRGARLADPGPDPDPHADALRDPHGLDGRRRRRGCRPRRQLDAAGDVRQHLHTGAPPPRRRGSYTDQILSYLDNNNIGDSAARRNRLDRLMFRTNERLPGAVLQAQARVLERLRGISLGSSASRPSISLDEFSASDVFRFIDFRNRETRHQANGPNSSSYHLSSESDEEIPTISSTNLHRSSGLSKAAFLRLQIEIFEASKDDNREPSPECSICLDGFYDGDELIRLRCGHRFHSTCLEPWVRKCADCPYCRTNIRSRS; encoded by the exons ATGACGAGCGCCTCCGAGCTCTtcaccgcgcgccgcgccacccgGGGGGCCCGCCTCGCCGACCCCGGCCCGGACCCGGATCCGCACGCCGACGCGCTCCGGGACCCGCACGGCCTCGACGGACGGAGGAGGCGCCGCGGGTGCCGCCCGCGTCGCCAGCTCGACGCCGCGGGGGACGTGCGCCAGCACCTGCACACcggggcaccgccgccgcgacgccgcggGTCGTACACC GACCAGATCTTATCATACCTAGACAATAATAACATTGGGGATTCTGCTGCTCGGAGGAACAGACTTGATAGGCTGATGTTCAGGACAAATGAACGGCTTCCAGGTGCTGTACTGCAAGCACAAGCACGTGTCCTGGAGAGACTAAGAGGCATTTCTCTCGGTTCATCTGCCTCCAGGCCATCTATTTCATTAGATGAATTTTCTGCTAGCGATGTGTTTAGATTCATCGACTTCAGAAACAGGGAAACCCGGCATCAGGCAAATGGGCCCAACTCTTCATCGTACCACCTGAGCAGTGAATCAGATGAAGAAATACCAACCATCAGTTCCACTAACTTACACAGGTCATCCGGACTTAGCAAGGCAGCTTTCTTGAGGCTGCAGATTGAGATTTTTGAGGCTAGCAAAGATGACAACAGGGAGCCCTCGCCGGAGTGTTCCATTTGCCTCGATGGATTCTATGATGGAGATGAGCTGATAAGGCTGCGCTGTGGTCACAGGTTCCACTCGACATGCTTGGAGCCATGGGTGCGCAAATGTGCAGATTGCCCATACTGTCGAACGAATATTCGGTCACGGTCCTGA
- the LOC117839909 gene encoding BTB/POZ domain-containing protein SR1IP1: MESRFDTPAMKRTSDWVLSQEYPSDITIQVGEATFNLHKLPLASRCGYIRKQVSGINGSKFTTHIDLTGMPGGSRAFELVTKFCYGENLEITEDNVAMLRCAAEHLEMTDDSNGGNLAGRAEAYLEAVALMSLAGAVTVLRKSEELLPVAEEVDLVGRCIDAIAHITCNNSQFSAALGSTAGGYNSVSVSKAVDAWWADELTSLRIDTFQRVLIAMKARGFKGIALGTLIMLYAQKSLRRLDMHGRDKKKMDPRQEHEKRVVLETIVSLLPKEKNSMSVSFLSMLLRAALHLDTTLACRLDLEKRMSSQLGQAVLDDLLIPSSSLDAGTTFDVDAVQRILAGYLEHESEAAQLDYNTDDDFISAASPPNDVGMVGRLMEAYLAEIASDANLPIDKFTGLAEMIPERARFNEDGMYRAIDIYLKAHPHLSEPERKKVCKAMDCQKLSREACAHAAQNDRLPVQTVVQVLYHEQRRLREAPTHAPSGASSFYGGESPPPSLPYKPTPSLMGRHARGGAAPAEEVSQLQRENDELKMELLRLKMRLRDPSAPLPPTGAAPPPSGRHSMPKKPGAGGGFMNNVSKKLGKLNPFVRHDAMGVPKVRTKPPKDRRHSIGW; this comes from the exons ATGGAGAGCCGGTTCGATACGCCGGCGATGAAGAGGACCAGCGACTG GGTCCTTTCACAAGAATATCCGAGCGATATTACCATCCAGGTCGGGGAGGCGACCTTCAACTTGCACAAG CTCCCGCTGGCGTCTCGGTGCGGCTACATACGGAAGCAGGTGTCGGGGATCAACGGCTCCAAGTTCACCACCCACATCGACCTCACGGGCATGCCGGGCGGCTCCAGGGCGTTCGAGCTCGTCACAAAGTTCTGCTACGGCGAGAATTTGGAGATCACCGAGGACAACGTCGCGATGCTGCGGTGCGCCGCCGAGCACCTGGAGATGACCGACGACAGCAACGGCGGGAACCTGGCCGGCAGGGCGGAGGCCTACCTTGAGGCCGTGGCGCTGATGAGCCTCGCCGGCGCGGTCACCGTGCTCCGCAAGTCCGAGGAGCTCCTCCCGGTGGCCGAGGAGGTGGACCTCGTCGGCCGGTGCATCGACGCCATCGCCCACATCACCTGCAACAACAGCCAGTTCAGCGCGGCGCTGGGATCCACGGCCGGCGGCTACAACAGCGTGAGCGTGTCGAAGGCCGTTGACGCCTGGTGGGCCGACGAGCTCACGTCGCTGCGGATCGACACGTTCCAGAGAGTCCTGATTGCGATGAAGGCGAGGGGGTTCAAGGGAATTGCCTTGGGGACCCTGATCATGCTCTATGCCCAGAAGTCTCTGCGAAGACTG GACATGCATGGCAGAGACAAGAAGAAGATGGACCCGAGGCAAGAGCACGAGAAGCGGGTGGTCCTCGAGACGATCGTGAGCCTGCTGCCCAAGGAGAAGAACTCCATGTCCGTGAGCTTCCTGTCGATGCTGCTGCGGGCGGCGCTCCACCTGGACACGACGCTGGCGTGCCGGCTCGACCTCGAGAAGCGGATGTCCTCGCAGCTCGGGCAGGCCGTGCTCGACGACCTCCTCATCCCGTCCTCCTCGCTGGACGCCGGCACAACGTTCGACGTCGACGCGGTGCAGAGGATCCTGGCCGGGTACCTTGAGCACGAGAGCGAGGCGGCCCAGCTGGACTACAACACCGACGACGACTTCATctcggcggcgtcgccgcccaACGACGTCGGCATGGTCGGCAGGCTCATGGAGGCGTACCTGGCTGAGATCGCATCGGACGCGAACCTGcccatcgacaagttcaccggCCTCGCCGAGATGATCCCGGAACGCGCTAGGTTTAACGAGGACGGCATGTACCGCGCCATCGACATCTACCTCAAG GCGCATCCGCATCTGAGCGAGccggagaggaagaaggtgtGCAAGGCGATGGACTGCCAGAAGCTGTCGCGGGAGGCGTGCGCGCACGCGGCGCAGAACGACCGGCTGCCGGTGCAGACGGTGGTTCAGGTCCTGTACCACGAGCAGCGGCGCCTGCGCGAGGCGCCCACCCACGCGCCGAGCGGCGCGTCGTCGTTCTACGGCGGCGAGTCCCCGCCCCCGTCGTTGCCGTACAAGCCGACGCCGAGCCTCATGGGCCGGCACGCccggggcggcgccgcgccggcggaggaggtgtCGCAGCTGCAGCGGGAGAACGACGAGCTCAAGATGGAGCTGCTGCGGCTGAAGATGCGCCTGAGGGACCCGTCGGCGCCGCTCCCTCCGACcggcgccgctccgccgccgtccgggCGGCACTCGATGCCGAAGaagcccggcgccggcggcggattcATGAACAACGTGTCCAAGAAGCTCGGGAAGCTGAACCCGTTCGTGCGGCACGACGCCATGGGCGTCCCGAAGGTGCGCACGAAGCCGCCCAAGGATCGGAGGCACTCGATCGGCTGGTGA
- the LOC117836232 gene encoding CASP-like protein 16 — translation MFASRPVVHPMEVAAPAPAPANPAQQPPGVLMKDLPGMPGTPSGLGLRVTQLLFAAVSLAVMSSTSDFASVSAFCYLIAAAILQCVWSLSVAIVDIYALLVKRCLRNRRLVTLFAIGDTITCGVTFSGACAAAGITVLIDNDLNICSENHCSSFMTAVAMAFMCSFSLSPSFVLNLYSVASTRVLAAG, via the exons ATGTTCGCGAGCAGGCCAGTGGTGCATCCGATGGAGGtcgcggctccggcgccggcgccggcgaaccCGGCGCAGCAGCCGCCGGGTGTGCTGATGAAGGACCTGCCCGGGATGCCGGGGACGCCCAGCGGGCTCGGCCTCCGCGTCACGCAGCTCCTCTTCGCCGCCGTGTCGCTCGCCGTCATGTCGTCCACCAGCGACTTCGCATCCGTCTCCGCCTTCTG CTACCTTATTGCAGCAGCTATTTTGCAATGTGTTTGGAGCCTGTCAGTAGCCATTGTGGACATATATGCACTGCTTGTTAAACGTTGTTTAAGAAACCGTCGGCTTGTTACTCTCTTTGCCATTGGAGATACG ATCACATGCGGAGTAACATTCTCTGGAGCATGCGCTGCGGCAGGAATCACCGTCTTGATCGACAACGATCTGAACATATGCTCGGAGAACCACTGTTCTAGTTTCATGACTGCAGTAGCAATGGCATTCATGTGTTCGTTTTCTCTCTCACCGTCCTTTGTGCTGAACTTGTACTCAGTCGCATCTACCCGTGTCTTAGCAGCTGGTTAG